The following proteins are encoded in a genomic region of Oncorhynchus kisutch isolate 150728-3 linkage group LG6, Okis_V2, whole genome shotgun sequence:
- the LOC109878683 gene encoding cytochrome c oxidase subunit 6A, mitochondrial, which yields MASPASMAARRVLSAASHAGHEGGSARTWKILSFVLALPGVAVCIANAYMKMQQHSHEPPEFVAYSHLRIRTKKWPWGDGNHSLFHNPHENALPEGYEGPRH from the exons ATGGCGTCTCCTGCATCGATGGCGGCCCGCAGGGTATTATCTGCTGCATCACACGCAGGCCAtgagggaggatcag CTAGGACCTGGAAGATCCTGTCGTTTGTGTTGGCCCTACCTGGTGTGGCCGTCTGCATCGCCAACGCCTACATGAAGATGCAGCAGCACTCCCATGAACCCCCTGAGTTTGTGGCCTACTCACACCTTCGCATCCGTACCAAG AAATGGCCCTGGGGTGATGGCAACCACTCTCTCTTCCACAACCCTCATGAAAATGCTCTTCCTGAGGGCTATGAGGGCCCCCGCCACTAA